The Cellulosimicrobium sp. ES-005 genome segment CGATCCTCGGAGGCCTGACCATGACCGGACCGACGACCCTCGTGGTCGACGAGCTCAGCAAGGCGTTCGGCCGCCGCACGCTGTGGGAGGGCCTGTCGTTCACCGTGGAGCCCGGGAGCATGGTGGCGCTCACGGGCCGCAGCGGGTCGGGCAAGTCGACGCTCCTCAACTGCATCGGTCTGCTCGAGCCCGTGACCGCGGGACGGATCGTCGTGGACGGCACCGACCTGACCAGGCTCGGGCGCCGTCGTACCCGGCAGTTCCGCCGGGACGCGCTGGGGTACCTCTTCCAGAACTACGCCCTGGTCGACAACGCGTCCGTCGACGCGAACCTCGCCATCGCCGCCCGCGGGCGCAGGGCGAGCCGGCGGACGACGTTCGAGGCTGCGCTCGAGCAGGTCGGGCTCGCCGGTCGCGGCGGGGAGCCGGTGTACCAGCTCAGCGGCGG includes the following:
- a CDS encoding ATP-binding cassette domain-containing protein; amino-acid sequence: MTGPTTLVVDELSKAFGRRTLWEGLSFTVEPGSMVALTGRSGSGKSTLLNCIGLLEPVTAGRIVVDGTDLTRLGRRRTRQFRRDALGYLFQNYALVDNASVDANLAIAARGRRASRRTTFEAALEQVGLAGRGGEPVYQLSGGEQQRVALARLVVKDPSVVLADEPTGALDHDNAEMVVSSLRSFAEGGATVVIATHSEQVASACDRRVDLDGIRAGGLTTSIGA